The following coding sequences are from one Lolium rigidum isolate FL_2022 chromosome 6, APGP_CSIRO_Lrig_0.1, whole genome shotgun sequence window:
- the LOC124663290 gene encoding sulfite exporter TauE/SafE family protein 5-like: protein MSWTARVLVTATLLSAAAAAASPNSTSPHPGHLLAKLSQWREDYLSEAASQAGTGSVRRNTVLAWILSFLAASVSSAGGVGGGSLFLPILNLVAGLSLKRATSYSSFMVTGGAVSNVLYNLLCTRGLIDYDIALLFQPCLLLGVSLGVVCNVMFPEWLITALFSLFLAFCTAKTWRAGVKIWRTETVAARHDHKVPLLIGGGLPMPGQVGGEGSLGGGSVNGGSTAGDRPRFPLKDIAVLLVVWLSFFLLHVFIGDKHGKGVIKIKPCGIAYWLVTIFQVPFAVAFTAYIVYAKRNKQGRHDDEDGKEPNSFVTKTETLPPLALPLAAFVTGSLSGLFGIGGGLLLNPVLLQIGIPPQTAAATSSFMVLFCASMSMVQFILLGMEGIGEAAVYAGICFVASLTGVILIARAVKKSGRVSMIVFLVTAIMALSTVIVTCFGALDVWTQYIGGAYMGFKLPC from the exons ATGTCGTGGACTGCTCGAGTCCTCGTCACCGCCACCCTGCTCTCCGCGGCGGCAGCTGCTGCATCGCCCAATTCCACCTCGCCGCACCCCGGCCACCTCCTCGCGAAGCTCTCGCAATGGCGGGAAGACTACCTCTCCGAGGCGGCCTCGCAGGCCGGCACCGGGAGCGTGCGCCGGAACACCGTCCTGGCGTGGATCCTCTCATTCCTGGCGGCGTCCgtgtcgagcgccggcggcgtgggcGGCGGGTCGCTGTTCCTCCCCATCCTCAACCTGGTGGCGGGTCTCAGCCTGAAGCGCGCCACCTCCTACTCCTCCTTCATGGTCACTGGCGGCGCCGTCTCCAACGTGCTCTACAACCTCCTATGCACGCGGGGGCTGATCGACTACGACATCGCGCTGCTCTTCCAGCCGTGCCTGCTCCTGGGCGTCAGCCTCGGGGTGGTCTGCAACGTCATGTTCCCGGAGTGGCTTATCACGGCGCTCTTCTCGCTCTTCCTCGCCTTCTGCACCGCCAAGACGTGGCGGGCCGGGGTCAAGATCTGGAGGACCGAGACGGTGGCGGCGCGGCACGACCACAAGGTGCCGCTGCTCATCGGCGGCGGCCTCCCGATGCCTGGCCAGGTCGGCGGCGAAGGGTCGCTGGGTGGAGGGTCTGTCAATGGAGGTTCCACGGCCGGTGACCGCCCGAGGTTCCCGCTGAAGGACATAGCGGTGCTCCTCGTGGTCTGGCTCAGCTTCTTCTTGCTCCATGTCTTCATTGGAGATAAGCACGGGAAG GGCGTGATCAAGATTAAGCCTTGTGGAATAGCATACTGGCTTGTCACTATATTCCAGGTACCTTTCGCCGTGGCCTTCACAGCCTATATCGTATACGCAAAGAGAAATAAGCAGGGTCGCCACGACGACGAAGATGGCAAG GAACCAAATTCTTTCGTTACTAAAACTGAAACATTGCCGCCGCTCGCACTCCCTCTAGCCGCTTTCGTGACCGGGTCTTTGAGTGGCCTCTTCGGCATCGGGGGAGGGCTACTTCTGAACCCTGTTCTCCTTCAGATCGGAATACCCCCGCAG ACTGCAGCGGCGACGTCATCGTTCATGGTCCTGTTCTGCGCGTCCATGTCGATGGTTCAGTTCATTCTCCTGGGCATGGAGGGGATCGGGGAGGCTGCGGTCTACGCAGGGATATGCTTCGTCGCTTCGCTCACCGGGGTAATTCTGATTGCACGGGCCGTCAAGAAGTCCGGCCGGGTCTCCATGATCGTCTTCTTGGTCACTGCCATCATGGCGCTCAGCACCGTGATCGTCACTTGTTTTGGAGCCCTAGATGTTTGGACGCAGTACATCGGTGGAGCATATATGGGATTCAAGTTACCTTGCTGA
- the LOC124662864 gene encoding LOW QUALITY PROTEIN: sulfite exporter TauE/SafE family protein 2-like (The sequence of the model RefSeq protein was modified relative to this genomic sequence to represent the inferred CDS: deleted 1 base in 1 codon), with product MNSSELLTAARAFNSTVYPWRSDAMMHMESTLQLQINPRAVLACVLSFLAATISSAGGVGGGSLYVPILNIVAGLSLKTSTAFSTFMVTGGTLSNVLYTLLVRGPGPDGQPLIDYDIAVVSQPCLLLGVSVGVVCNVMFPEWLITVLFAAFLSFATFKTYGTGMRRWRGETAAVRRVLEGAGTGAGTEEPLIIGKKGGGGHGCHWVDVDLVVLVTVWLCFFVMHLFIGGEGAKGVFDMKPCGVAYWLITVAQIPIAVAFTACIVSQKRKLQTRNSQVAELAIAMKSRLDALPVYVFPVAALLTGVMSGLFGIGGGLLLNPVLLQIGVPPKTASATTMFMVLFCASMSMVQFIILGVPGIVGALVYAVACFLASIVGLVVIEGAIRRSGRVSLIVLMVAAVLALSAVVIACSGAVRVWAQYTSGQYMGFKLPC from the exons ATGAATTCCTCGGAATTGCTCACGGCTGCAAGAGCGTTCAACTCAACAGTCTACCCATGGAGATCAGATGCGATGATGCACATGGAATCCACCCTACAGCTGCAGATCAACCCCCGAGCGGTCCTCGCATGCGTCCTCTCCTTCCTGGCCGCCACCATCTCCAGcgccggcggcgtcggcggcggctcgCTGTACGTGCCGATCCTCAACATCGTGGCCGGGCTCAGCCTCAAGACGTCCACGGCGTTCTCGACCTTCATGGTCACCGGCGGCACGCTGTCCAACGTGCTCTACACCCTACTGGTCCGCGGGCCCGGGCCGGACGGCCAGCCGCTGATCGACTACGACATCGCGGTGGTCTCGCAGCCGTGCCTCCTCCTCGGAGTCAGCGTCGGGGTGGTGTGCAACGTCATGTTCCCAGAGTGGCTCATCACCGTGCTGTTTGCCGCGTTCCTGTCCTTCGCCACGTTCAAGACGTACGGCACCGGGATGAGGCGGTGGCGAGGTGAGACGGCGGCGGTGAGGAGGGTTCTTGAGGGAGCGGGCACCGGAGCGGGCACGGAGGAACCGCTTATTATTGGCAAGAAGGGAGGCGGTGGCCACGGGTGTCACTGGGTGGAC GTGGACTTGGTTGTGCTTGTCACGGTCTGGCTTTGCTTCTTTGTCATGCATCTTTTCATAGGAGGCGAGGGCGCTAAG GGGGTGTTTGACATGAAGCCATGTGGAGTCGCGTACTGGCTCATCACCGTGGCCCAAATCCCTATTGCCGTGGCTTTCACAGCGTGTATTGTGAGCCAGAAAAGAAAATTACAGACTCGAAACAGCCAGGTGGCTGAGCTG GCAATCGCAATGAAGAGCAGGCTAGACGCTCTGCCGGTGTACGTCTTCCCGGTGGCTGCTCTGCTGACCGGCGTCATGAGCGGCCTCTTTGGCATCGGAGGAGGCCTGCTTCTCAACCCCGTCCTGCTCCAAATTGGAGTGCCTCCAAAA aCAGCCTCAGCGACGACGATGTTTATGGTTCTCTTCTGCGCCTCCATGTCAATGGTCCAGTTCATAATCCTGGGAGTTCCCGGGATCGTGGGCGCGTTGGTCTACGCCGTCGCATGCTTCCTAGCTTCCATTGTCGGTCTGGTCGTTATCGAGGGCGCCATTAGGAGGTCCGGCAGGGTTTCGCTCATCGTCCTCATGGTCGCCGCCGTCCTGGCCCTCAGCGCCGTCGTCATAGCTTGCTCCGGCGCGGTTCGCGTCTGGGCGCAGTACACGAGCGGGCAGTACATGGGTTTCAAGCTCCCCTGCTAA